A part of Leishmania braziliensis MHOM/BR/75/M2904 complete genome, chromosome 30 genomic DNA contains:
- a CDS encoding AAA family ATPase-like protein, with product MPAKKQLVPPLRPNADGSGFVQAFRGRGPAHNRSSGAHRPIASTSSSGSSTSSSASSCSLSAAEPATLSHSSVGRYKARGERRRSSAAALLLPQRKACISTSAEDHKGHLKTTDTKYHTAVTQGLSPPASAPASVSAVASLLSASPETGSPIKKTEQHTASISGAASRSTRRSDVGAPAGKARGVTPAMLTIGVDGALGPSECLLATSVMHRLGLQSGHIVRLSTSYGDVYAGVRPMRGSAVASDKIFVNEDAAAVLVDVSPVVLCPVLLPQNGVPTLRSVTLTMVVPENARDANTCDAVVPSIASTMEWQALFRRTLHHKIAYLHLRTTQRVLTHRIALEVVSLSVASQGEESSTSAAESDAAWGIVTDATEVRFYNHNAAAGVSIGGQQCASTGLGRSAVETCQEGVPFCSGCLCTLVVGGTGVGKSRWLSLHAPTASHTEQQGHMDASTSPATVAGSRRYTEWVHVDQLPQGEGSEVTTATALHEVFERARQSAPATVAIDDLHLICGREASSAGSRWAMSLIAHALAAELLDLQSRRLDVGVIASAPTLASLDACLTGATLFGGSVVTLEMPSGPQERLACLRMCLLELRLNDSAAGPVLSEACLLEVAERAHGFTQRDLHRLVETAVIQAFQTRQSIVPTDADLRAASAIVHPSSLKHFEVSVPTVTWADIGGSAEAKQTLCDVVDWCLGKQSWLFTEFNLTPPKGVLLYGPPGCSKTMLAKALANESRMNFISVKGPEVFSKWVGDSEKAVRDIFDRARAASPCVVFIDELDGMCGHRGRGGVSDRVISQFLTELDGLPAAFGEKKRALVFVAATNRPDSIDGAVLRPGRIDRRVYVGLPTLPERCAITDIQFKHLPVAADLTAHYVAERTEGYTGAEVVAVVKEAAFHAITVNASASHVTLVDIDAALQKVRPRISAKDVEWYKHWPNNRKTTTACV from the coding sequence ATGCCCGCCAAGAAGCAATTGGTGCCTCCCCTCCGGCCCAATGCCGATGGTTCCGGATTCGTGCAGGCGTTCCGCGGTCGTGGGCCCGCTCACAATCGCTCCTCGGGAGCCCATAGGCCCATTGCGTCGACCAGCAGCTCGGGTTCCTCGACTTCCTCTTCAGCGTCCTCTTGCTCCTTGAGTGCGGCAGAACCGGCAACGCTTTCTCATAGTTCGGTAGGTCGGTACAAGGCGAGAGGCGAACGTAGACGTTcaagtgctgcagcgctgctgctgccccaaCGCAAGGCGTGCATCAGCACCAGCGCAGAGGATCACAAGGGTCACCTCAAGACCACCGATACAAAGTACCACACCGCGGTTACCCAGGGCCTTTCTCCCCCCGCCTCAGCTCCCGCGTCTGTGTCTGCAGTAGCTTCCCTGTTGTCAGCATCACCGGAGACAGGGTCGCCCATAAAAAAAAcagagcagcacacagcCTCGATATCTGGCGCCGCGTCGCGCTCCACTCGCCGTAGCGATGTCGGTGCCCCTGCAGGGAAAGCTCGTGGTGTGACCCCAGCGATGCTTACTATTGGCGTGGACGGAGCTCTTGGGCCGAGCGAGTGTCTTCTCGCCACCTCCGTCATGCACCGCCTTGGGTTGCAGAGCGGCCACATTGTGCGCCTCTCGACAAGCTACGGCGATGTCTACGCTGGAGTGCGACCGATGCGCGGGTCTGCAGTTGCGTCCGACAAGATATTTGTGAAcgaggatgcggcggcggtttTGGTCGATGTTTCGCCTGTCGTACTTTGCCCGGTTCTTCTCCCTCAGAACGGCGTACCGACGCTACGGTCGGTGACGCTCACGATGGTTGTCCCCGAAAATGCGCGCGACGCTAACACTTGTGACGCAGTCGTGCCGTCGATCGCCTCAACAATGGAGTGGCAAGCGCTGTTCCGCCGCACGCTGCATCACAAGATCGCCTATTTACACCTACGCACCACCCAGCGTGTGCTCACCCATCGCATTGCGCTCGAGGTAGTGAGCTTGAGCGTTGCGAGTCAAGGGGAGGAGTCGTCAACCTCGGCGGCGGAGTCGGATGCTGCGTGGGGCATCGTGACAGATGCGACGGAGGTGCGCTTCTATAATCATaacgctgctgcaggggtCTCCATCGGCGGACAACAGTGTGCATCAACAGGACTCGGAAGGAGCGCGGTGGAAACGTGTCAGGAAGGCGTCCCTTTTTGCTCAGGGTGCTTGTGTACGCTGGTTGTGGGAGGCACCGGCGTCGGCAAGAGTCGttggctctctctccacgCACCCACTGCGTCCCACACAGAGCAACAGGGACACATGGACGCCTCAACCTCACCGGCCACGGTGGCTGGGTCTAGGAGGTACACGGAATGGGTTCACGTGGACCAATTGCCGCAGGGTGAGGGCAGTGAGGTGACCACGGCTACGGCGTTGCACGAGGTTTTCGAGCGTGCACGTCAGTCAGcgccggcgacggtggcCATAGATGATTTGCATCTCATCTGCGGCCGCGAGGCGTCCTCGGCTGGGTCTCGTTGGGCAATGTCACTCATCGCCCATGCCTTGGCTGCTGAGCTACTGGATTTACAGAGCCGCCGTCTCGATGTGGGAGTAATTGCGAGTGCACCGACACTGGCGAGTCTCGATGCTTGTCTGACCGGGGCCACCCTCTTTGGCGGGAGTGTTGTGACACTGGAGATGCCTAGCGGGCCGCAGGAGCGGCTTGCATGTCTCCGTATGTGCCTCTTGGAGCTGCGCCTCAACGACTCAGCGGCAGGACCTGTCCTCAGCGAGGCGTGCTTACTGGAGGTGGCAGAGCGAGCACACGGCTTTACGCAGCGAGACCTGCATCGGCTTGTCGAGACAGCAGTGATACAGGCGTTCCAAACACGCCAGTCCATCGTACCAACGGACGCGGACCTTCGAGCGGCGTCCGCTATAGTGCATCCTTCGTCGCTCAAACACTTCGAGGTGTCGGTGCCGACTGTGACGTGGGCTGACATCGGTGGAAGCGCAGAGGCGAAGCAGACCCTCTGCGACGTAGTGGATTGGTGCCTGGGAAAGCAAAGCTGGCTCTTCACAGAGTTTAACTTGACGCCACCGAAGGGTGTGCTTCTCTATGGTCCGCCGGGCTGCAGCAAGACAATGCTGGCCAAGGCGCTCGCGAACGAGAGTCGCATGAACTTTATTTCCGTAAAGGGGCCGGAGGTGTTCTCGAAATGGGTGGGTGATAGCGAGAAGGCGGTGCGCGACATCTTCGATCGTGCCCGTGCGGCGAGCCCGTGTGTCGTGTTCATCGATGAGTTGGATGGTATGTGcggccaccgcggccgcggcggcgtgtcGGACCGCGTCATCTCGCAGTTCCTCACCGAATTGGATGGGCTGCCGGCTGCATTTGGCGAAAAGAAGAGGGCCCTCGTGTTTGTCGCGGCGACAAATCGGCCCGACAGCATCGACGGGGCAGTGCTGCGTCCCGGACGCATTGATCGTCGCGTCTACGTCGGACTGCCCACCTTGCCAGAGCGGTGCGCCATCACTGACATTCAGTTCAAGCACCTGCCTGTAGCGGCGGACCTAACGGCCCACTACGTGGCCGAGCGGACAGAAGGATACACGGGTGCAGAAGTTGTTGCGGTTGTGAAAGAGGCCGCGTTTCACGCCATCACAGTCAACGCGAGTGCATCCCATGTGACACTGGTCGACATCGATGCGGCTCTGCAGAAGGTGCGGCCGCGCATCAGCGCCAAGGATGTGGAGTGGTACAAGCATTGGCCAAACAACCGCAAAACCACCactgcgtgcgtgtga
- a CDS encoding putative heat shock 70-related protein 1,mitochondrial precursor encodes MFARRVCGGAAVSAARLVRCESQKVTGDVIGVDLGTTYSCVATMDGDKARVLENSEGFRTTPSVVAFKGSEKLVGLAAKRQAITNPQSTFYAVKRLIGRRFEDEHIQRDIKNVPYKIVRAGNGDAWVQDGNGKQYSPSQVGAFVLEKMKETAQNFLGHTVSNAVVTCPAYFNDAQRQATKDAGTIAGLNVIRVVNEPTAARCGRD; translated from the coding sequence ATGTTTGCTCGTCGTGTgtgcggaggcgctgcggtgtcggCTGCGCGGCTGGTGCGCTGCGAGTCGCAGAAGGTCACGGGCGACGTGATTGGCGTGGACCTGGGCACGACGTACAGCTGCGTTGCGACGATGGACGGCGACAAGGCGCGCGTGCTGGAGAACTCGGAGGGCTTCCGGACGACGCCGTCCGTTGTGGCGTTCAAGGGCAGCGAGAAGCTTGTGGGGCTTGCGGCGAAGCGCCAGGCAATCACGAACCCGCAGTCGACGTTCTACGCGGTGAAGCGGCTGATTGGGCGCCGGTTCGAGGACGAGCACATCCAGAGGGACATCAAGAACGTGCCGTACAAGATCGTGCGCGCCGGGAACGGGGACGCGTGGGTGCAGGACGGGAACGGGAAGCAGTACTCGCCGTCGCAGGTGGGCGCGTTcgtgctggagaagatgaaggagaCGGCGCAGAACTTCCTGGGGCACACGGTGAGCAACGCTGTCGTGACGTGCCCCGCGTACTTCAAcgacgcgcagcgccagGCGACGAAGGACGCCGGGACGATTGCGGGCCTGAACGTGATCCGGGTGGTGAACGAGCCGACGGCTGCGCGCTGCGGACGCGAT